In the genome of Ureibacillus sp. FSL W7-1570, the window ACGGGTCTGGAATCTACCACACGCGTTCCGTTATGGTGACAACTTGGACATCTCATAATTTTAATTCTCCCTGTCTAGTTTCTTAATGAATATTATAACAGATAACAAAGAATGTGACACTTTTCCCATATACGTGACTTGATAACAATCAGATAGGCTATCATTTTAATATACTTTCATCCAAAAATCGAGATGATTTATTCCGAATTTCATTAACAGCTTTGCTAATATTTTGTTTTGACAAGTCATCCATAATATGGGGGCAAAAAATAAAAAGTGTAGACAAAGTCCGGAAGACAATGTCTACACTGATCCAAACATAATATTATGCTGTTACTGTTTCCAATGCTTTGACAACTTTTCTAGTCAAATCCACAACGCGTGCAGAATAACCCCATTCATTGTCGTACCAAGCCATCACTTTCACTTTTCTTGTACCCATTACCATTGTTAACTGTGCATCAATTGTTGATGAATAAGTTGTAGTATTGAAATCTACCGATACAAGAGGTTCTTCACAGTAATTCAAAATGCCTTTCAACGGACCTTCGCTGGCTTTTTTGAAGGCTTCATTTACTTGCTCAGCCGTTACATCTTGTTTCAAATCGACAACCAAGTCCACCAAAGAAACGTTTGGCGTTGGTACACGAAGGGCTAAACCATGGATTTTTCCTTGCAATTCCGGAATTACTTTGCCCAATGCTTTTGCCGCACCAGTTGTTGTCGGGATGATGCTTTGACCGCAGGCGCGGGCACGGCGTAAATCTTTGTGCATGTTATCTAAGTTTTTCTGATCGTTTGTATATGCGTGAACAGTTGTCATTAAACCGTTTTCAATTCCAAATTGTTCATGCAACACTTTGACAACCGGAGCCAAGCAGTTTGTTGTACAAGAAGCATTTGAAATGATATCGTGTTTGGATAAATCTAAAGCGTCTTCGTTCACACCAACCACAATTGTGACATCTTCGTTTTTCCCTGGCGCTGTTAAAATCACTTTTTTCGCTCCCGCTTCCAAGTGAAGGGCCGCTTTTTCACGATCGTTAAATTTACCTGTCGCTTCAATTACAACGTCTACACCAAGCTCTTTCCAAGGCAATTTTGCAGGATCGCGTTCAGCCACTAATTGCACACGCTTGCCATTTACAATCAATGCATCTTCTTCATATTCCACTGTACCATCGAAATGACCATGAATTGTATCATATTTCACCATATGTGCCAATGTTTTGGCAGGATAGCTCGCATTGACTGCCACTATATTTAAATCGTCTTGAACAATTGCTTGTCGGAACACCATACGGCCAATTCGACCAAAGCCGTTTATTGCAATAGAAACTGTCATTATATATAAGCCTCCTATTTTACTTCAATTATGTTTACTTTTTCTCAATTAGTATAGCACATTATTAATAATCGTGTACCAACAATTATAAGATTAAAAAAAATATTATTTTCAAAATAATGAAAAAAATCGGCTCCGTTGAAGCATACTGCGAAACTTGGGGAGAAACCCTATACCAATATTCCATATTCGAACAGCTAAATTCAACAAGAATCATTCCAAAAATCTTGAAAATTTTTTGACATCACGAGCATATTTTTTCAATAATCAGCTAAAGAACGTCCCAATCTTTTAAAATTTGCTCCAGTTGTTTCCGCGTTTCCTCGATTGAACCGTTATTATTAATGACCGCATCCGCCCCTTGCTCTTTCACCGACAAAGGCAATTGGGACTGTATGCGGGCTTTTGCCTCTTCTTCTGTCAATTGATTTCTTTTCATTAATCTTTCCAATTGCACATCTTCCGATACGGACACGACCAAAATTTTATCCACAAAATGTTGAAGCTTGCTTTCAAATAGTAATGGAATATCCATAATCACCGTTTTTTCGCCTTTTTCAAGATACTCATCCCGCTGACGGAGCATTTCTTTCCGGATGGCCGGATGAATGATGCTATTCAACAGTTGCCGTTTCTCTTCATCATTGAAAATAATGGAACCTAATTTTTTCCGGTCCAGTTCCCCATTCTCCGTCAAAACTTCTTCCCCAAAGGCTTCTGCAATTTTTTTCAATGTTTCGCTGCCTGGTTCCACCACTTGCCGGGCCACCACATCCGCATCAACGATTGGAAATCCATATTCTTTTAACATATTACTTACGGTACTTTTTCCGCTTGCAATACTTCCTGTTAAACCAATGATCATAGCAAACACCTTTCTAATGTTGACATTTTGGACAATAAACGCTCGTTCTTCCGGCAATCGTCATCGATTTTGTTTTTGAAGAACAGTTTGGACAAACCTTTTTGCCATACATTTTCAAACGATGCTGCATCCCGCCGGCTTCTCCATTGATGTTTCGATAATCGGAAATCGTCGAACCGCCCATTTCGATGCTTTCCAACAATACCTTTTGAACGGCTTCAAACAATTCGATTTTCCGCTTTTTGCTGACTCTTCCCGTCTTTCTTGCGGGATGGATGCCGACCCGGAAAAGGGCTTCCGTTGCATAAATATTGCCGCAGCCGGAAATCACTTGTCCATCCATAATGACTTCCTTGATCGGCTTATTTTTATATTTCGTAAGCTCACATTTTTCCAAAAAGTAATTCAAGGCAAGTTCCTCAAAGGGTTCCGGAGCCATTAATAGCAGCGGCGGATGCTCATCCATGGTTTTTAACAACCGCATTTCACCAAATCTGCGTATATCGGAAAAGATGAGCTTCTCGCCAGTGGATAATGAAAACTTTGCGTGAATATGGTTGCGAAATTTTTCTTCCAAAATTTCATTCTCCTGGCCGACGATGAACCAGGCGCCGGTCATTCCCAGATGATTGACGAAAAGGTAGGGCTGTTCATTTTTTTCGACATCAAAGAAAATATATTTGGCCCGCCGTTTCACCTTTTTGATCGTCATGCCGCGCATTTCGTTTTCAAAATCCGATGGCTCCATATTTTTGACAATGCATTGCTTTCCTTGTTGGTGGGATGCATAAACCGTTTTTGACAACACCACATTTTCAATCGTTTTTCCTTCGATTTTCGGGGAAAGCGCCCGAACAACCCCTTCCACTTCCGGTAATTCAGGCATGAATTCACTTCCTTAATTATTTTGCATCGTACCAGGTTGGGCCGTAAGAAATATCCACTTTTAATGGTACATCAAGGGTGATGGCGCTTTCCATCACTTCCGGCACGATTTTTTCCAACTTTTCAATTTCCTCTTTCGGCGCTTCAAAAATCAATTCGTCATGCACCTGCAGCAAGAGTTTCGCCTGCAGACCTTCTTCTTTCAATCTCGCATCGATGTCAATCATCGCTTTTTTGATAATATCTGCGGCGCTTCCTTGAATCGGCGTGTTCATTGCCGTACGTTCCGCAAAACTTCTCAAATTGAAGTTTTTGCTTGTAATATCAGGCAAATATCTGCGGCGGTTTAGGATGGTTGTTACATATCCTTTCAATTTTGCTTCCTGCACGATGTTGTCCATATATTCTTTGACACCAGGGAAACTTTGGAAATATTTTTCTATAAAATCTCCCGCTTCTTTTCTGGAAATATCAAGGTTTTGCGAAAGTCCATAATCGCTGATTCCATAAATGATGCCGAAGTTGACCGCTTTTGCCGCCCTTCTCATATTTGGCGTCACTTCATCTTTGGAAACATGGAACACTTCCATCGCCGTCCGGGTATGAATATCCATTCCTTGTTTGAAAGCGTCCACCAAATGTTTATCTTTGGACATGTGGGCAAGAACACGCAGCTCGATTTGGGAGTAATCGGCACCAAAGAGCAGCCAGCCTTCATGGGAAGGAACAAAAGCCTTTCGGATTTTTCTTCCTTCTTCCAGTCGGATCGGAATATTTTGCAAGTTCGGATCTGTTGAAGAAAGGCGCCCAGTCGACGTCAATGCCTGCATAAAGCGGGTATGAACTTTTCCGTCTTCCGGGTGGACTTCTTTGATTAACCCTTCGATATAAGTGGACTTCAATTTCGCCAGTGTCCGGTATTCCAAAATCAATTCGACGATTTTATGTTGGTATTTCAGTTTCTCAAGCACATCCGCCGCAGTGGAATAACCTGTTTTCGTTTTCTTGATGACCGGCAGTCCCAATTTTTCAAACAAAATAACGCCTAACTGTTTTGGAGAATTGATATTGAATGTTTCTCCCGCCAATTCATAAATTTCCTTTTCCAGCGTCGCAATTTTTTCTTGCAATTCTTTCCCCATTTCTTCAAGAGTGGAAATATCCACTTTGATTCCTTGGCTTTCCATTTCCCCTAAAATGACAGCCAAAGGAAGCTCCAAATCATGGTACAGGTCAAACTGCTCATTTTCCTTCAATTTTTTTGTAACCCGATCTTTGCAATGCCAAATGGCAAGGGCTTTGCGGCAAACATGTTCGGCAAGGTCTTTTTCCTCCGGCAATGCCCATTTGGCCCCTTTTCCGTATACCGCTTCATTGGAACGGACATCGGTGTAGCCAAATTCCTTCGCCAGCGTCGCCACATCATCCCCTGAAATGGCAGGATTCAGGATGTAAGAAGCAAGCAGGAAATCAAATTCCACGCCCCGCAAATTGATGCCATGACGTTTCAAAATGCATTGGGCCGCCTTTAAATCCGACATATATTTTTTCTTCGTGCCATCTTCAAAATAAGCCTTCAATATATCATTTTCTTTCAATGCATCCGTCGGAACGAAAAAGGTTTTTGTTCCGTCCGTGAAGGCGAATCCTAAAATATTGCAAGTATGATATTGTTCATTCTCAAGTTCCACATGTACCGCCATTTCATCGCTGAAGAGATCCCCGGCGATGTCACGGACAATGTCAAAATCGATTTCAGCCGTTTCCTTTTCTTCCGCTTGGAAATCCGTTTTTTCGAGGAGGGATTTAAACTGCAACTCTTTCCAAACTTCAAGCACCGCTTCCTCATCCGGACCTGGATAATCCAAATCCTCAAGACGGATTTCGATTGGCGCATTGGTGTTGATGGTCGCCAATTGTTTGCTCATTTTCGCCTGTTCTTCGTTTTCGATGAGCTTCTCCTTCATCTTGGACTGTTTCATTTGATCGATATGTTCATATAAATTTTCGATTGTTCCATATTCTTTCAGCAATTTGATGGCGGTCTTTTCACCAATCCCCGGAACGCCCGGAATATTGTCGGACGCATCCCCCATCAGCCCTTTCATATCGATGATCTGTTCAGGGGATAAACCGTATTTTTCCTGAATATGTTCCGGCGTATAATGTTCAATATCCGTCATCCCTTTTCGCGTCACATACACCTTCACTTTATCCGTCGCCAGCTGCGTCAAGTCTTTATCCCCTGAGACGATGATGACATCGATATCTTTTTCTTCCGCTTGGCGGGCAAGGGTTCCGATGATGTCGTCCGCTTCGTACAATTCCAATTCGTATCTTGGAATGCGGTATGCGTCGATCAGCTTTTGCAAGTAAGGGAATTGCTCCGACAGTTCCGGCGGCGTTTTCAGGCGGCCGCCTTTATATTCTTCAAAGGTTTCATGGCGGAATGTCGTTTTTCCCGCATCAAAGGCGACGAGCATCTTCGTCGGCTTTTCTTCTTCCAATATTTTTTGAAGCATCGTCGTAAAGCCGTAAACGGCATTTGTATGAATTCCGCTGTCATTCGATAAAAGCGGCAACGCAAAAAACGCTCTATATGCCAAGCTGTTCCCGTCTAGCAATAATAATTTTTCTTTTCCCACTCATTAGCACTCCTTCAGAGAAAAAATCATCTTCCATTACTTTTACACAGTTAATTCCATTATAAAACACGTATCTGCCGAAAAACGACAAATACGTGTTTTTTTCCAAACATTTATAAATAGCCCCGTATCAATGAGGCTGATTGATTTTCTCCTCATAAAAAATTTCTTCATAGATGATTGTCAATAAGAAAGCGTTTAAAAAGGCGATGACAAGATACAGTGGCATCCCGCCCAACTCCGGTTCCATCCACGGACGGAAAAACACTTCCACAATCCCCACTTGGGTAAAATAAAAAATCATCCCGACACCCACTTGCCAGATGGATCGTTTATTTTCCCGCTGTTCATAACGGAACACTTTTTTAAAACTGTTTCGGAGATCCTCCGCCACAAAGATGGAAAGGATGAAAATGATGATAAAAAGTACAGGAATTTGGAACAACTTTATGTTCAAAAATGCGTAAGGAGTCGAAGAATATAACCCTGTCATACTGCAAGACATTATACATGCAAGCAACAGATTTTGGATCCATTGATTTAAACGCTGCATCCTTTCGCCTCGATTCTAATATTATTATTGTATAGTATTATATAACGAGGTTGATAGGATGAGAAAGTTGTAATAATTGCCAACAAAGTATTTTTAATAAATGCGAAAAAAAGGGCAATTGAAGAAACACAAGTTTCCCCTTTGCCCTTTTACGCAAAATTTCATGCATATTCCATCATTCAAGCAGTTTACTAATCAATATAACCGGATAAAATTCTTGCATATGGAGAATCCGCCGGAATAATGATGACTGTATCATCGCCAATCGTTTTCTTATAAGTTTCCAATGTGCGATACAATTGATAGAATTCCGGATCTTTGGAGAAAGCTTCATTATAGATTCTTGCCGCTTCCGCTTCCCCTTCCGCAATAATCATTGCAGCATCTTTTTTGGCTGTGGAAATCAACTCCTGCACTTGCCGGTCGGTGTTGGCCTCAATCCGGTTTTTCTCCGCGTCCCCTTCCGATAAATACTTTTGGGCGATGGATTCCCGGTCTGAAATCATCCGCTTATAAACGGATTCTTCGTTTTCCTGCGGCAAGTCTGTACGGCGGATGCGAACGTCCACCACTTCAATGCCATAATTGTCTTTCTTCAATAATTCATTTACATTATTTGTGATTTTTTCCGATAGACTGCCCCGTCCGGAATTTTCATCATTGATGATTTCATCATAATTGATCTGGCCCAGCTCTGTACGCAATACGGAATAAATGAACTCTTCCATGCGGGCTTCCGCATTCACCAAAGATCTTGCATTCTTAATCAACGCCTTTGGATCCGTCACGCGCCATACCGCATAGTTGTCTATGATGATGCGCTTTTTATCGAGCGTATTGATTTCCTCTTCCGACATGTTGTAGACCATCAAATTTTTCGGCAATGTCGTCACGCTTTGGATAAACGGAATCTTCACATAGAGGCCGGGCTTATCCTGATATTTCACCACTTCCCCGAATTGGCGGACAATTCTATATTCATTCTCTTTTACAATATAAATATTTGAAAGCAATACAATGATGACGGCTGCAATCGCGGTAAGCACGATTGCCGTTTTCACGTATTTTTTCGGATTGAACGGCGGCTTTTCTTTGACGATTTTTGCTTCTTTGACGTTTTTCTTTTCTTTATTGTTCTTATTTCCGAAAAGATTTTTGATAAATTTTTCTAAATCTCCGTCATAATAGTTGTTGCTCATTGTTTACCGCCCCCTTCTTTGCTCTTCTCTTCCGTGCTTTGGGTTGCCGGTTGCTGTGGCTGCAGCGGCAAATATTTCAACGTTTCCCCATCATCGTTCATAATGTAAATTTTTGCGCCAGGCAACACTTCTTCCAATGTTTCCAAAATGAGACGCTGGCGGGTGATTTTTTGATTGCCGACATATTCGCTGTATAGCTTGTTGAAAACAGCCACATCCCCTTCGGCTTGCTGGATGCGGGAGATTTTTTCCGCTTCGGCCCGGGAAATGATTGCATCTTTTTCCCCTTGGGCCTCACTGAGTTTTTGGTTTTCGTATTTTCTCGCCTCGTTAATTTTTGTATTTTTCGTTTCACGGGCATCCGTCACAGCCGTGAAGGCGGCTCGAACTTCCGCATTTGGCAGTTCCACATCCTGCAATTTCACCGCCAGGATGGACACGCCAATATCATAATTTTCCACTAAGGATACTAATAAATCCCTCGCTTTTTGTTCGATTTCTGATTTTCCATCCGTTAATGCTTCATCAATCGTTGAACTTCCGATGATGGAACGGATGGAGCTCGATGTCGCATGGTGCAACAGCTCTTTCGGATTTTCCGAGTGGAATAAATATTTCACCGGATCGGAAATTTTGTATTGCACGACCAAATCGGTCAATACAATGTTTTCATCACCGGTAATCATTTTCGTTTCACTGTCTTTCGTGATGATTTCACCGTCTTTTGTCGTTTCATACCCGAATTGCAGGCTGTACGTTTCCTTTGAAAGAACTTCAACTTTTTGGACCGGCCAAGGCAATTTGAAATGCAAACCCGGATCTGTAATAGTTTCAGTGGCTTGCCCAAACGTAATCACAACGGCCTGTTCGGATTCATCCACCGTGTACCAAGTAGTAAAAATGCAAATAAGTCCGATAATTGCGAGAATCGTTAGTCCGGTTGTCAGCAATGCTCTTTTGACGCTCATTCTCTTTTCCCTCTCTTTCTCTTTTAAGAAATCGTTAGCTAATTTACGTTACATTTGCCATTAAAGTTTCACAAAAATGAAAAAAATTGATAGAAAAAATCATTTAGTCCCAGGAAACTTCAATCGAGTAGGAGGGAGCGATTAACTCCCGTCCTCTCACACCACCGTACGTACGGTTCCGTATACGGCGGTTCAATTAAGATCATTGACGCAAGTTTTTATAACTTCCGTGAATAGCTGTTCTCTTTATGCCAGTGGTCACTCCACCCTCCAAGAGGTCCCCCACGGGATTCACCGCTTCCTTCCTCAAGTGAGGTACTACGTTTTCTGTTTTCATCATGACTCACTGAATGCCAAGGGCTATTCTCTCTTAATTGTTCGGTCCTTCTTAGTTGTTCTAGACCAACTAATACTATGACCTCTGCTGACTTCTGACGGTTCAGCTACTTATCACTAAGTAGGTTATGAAGCGTACTTCACCTATCCGCCAGACCTCCCCGGGTAAGTACATGCACTTTCACACCATCTATCCGCCTCATCTACTCGATATGACCTTCGACAGAAAGAGCTTTGTTTTGTTTTGCAAACTCACTCAATCATACCTAGCCTTATATGAGGTTCGTGTTCCTCGGACCGGTGTTTTGCCTCCAGCTTCCTTCAGATTCCGCGTCACCACGGACACCCTTCGTTGAGCTAACCTCTACTTCTGTCTTCGGGGTTCGGGACTTACACCCTATAGTTCATGTACATGCCGGGCGCAC includes:
- a CDS encoding glyceraldehyde-3-phosphate dehydrogenase; this translates as MTVSIAINGFGRIGRMVFRQAIVQDDLNIVAVNASYPAKTLAHMVKYDTIHGHFDGTVEYEEDALIVNGKRVQLVAERDPAKLPWKELGVDVVIEATGKFNDREKAALHLEAGAKKVILTAPGKNEDVTIVVGVNEDALDLSKHDIISNASCTTNCLAPVVKVLHEQFGIENGLMTTVHAYTNDQKNLDNMHKDLRRARACGQSIIPTTTGAAKALGKVIPELQGKIHGLALRVPTPNVSLVDLVVDLKQDVTAEQVNEAFKKASEGPLKGILNYCEEPLVSVDFNTTTYSSTIDAQLTMVMGTRKVKVMAWYDNEWGYSARVVDLTRKVVKALETVTA
- the coaE gene encoding dephospho-CoA kinase (Dephospho-CoA kinase (CoaE) performs the final step in coenzyme A biosynthesis.), which translates into the protein MIIGLTGSIASGKSTVSNMLKEYGFPIVDADVVARQVVEPGSETLKKIAEAFGEEVLTENGELDRKKLGSIIFNDEEKRQLLNSIIHPAIRKEMLRQRDEYLEKGEKTVIMDIPLLFESKLQHFVDKILVVSVSEDVQLERLMKRNQLTEEEAKARIQSQLPLSVKEQGADAVINNNGSIEETRKQLEQILKDWDVL
- the mutM gene encoding bifunctional DNA-formamidopyrimidine glycosylase/DNA-(apurinic or apyrimidinic site) lyase, with translation MPELPEVEGVVRALSPKIEGKTIENVVLSKTVYASHQQGKQCIVKNMEPSDFENEMRGMTIKKVKRRAKYIFFDVEKNEQPYLFVNHLGMTGAWFIVGQENEILEEKFRNHIHAKFSLSTGEKLIFSDIRRFGEMRLLKTMDEHPPLLLMAPEPFEELALNYFLEKCELTKYKNKPIKEVIMDGQVISGCGNIYATEALFRVGIHPARKTGRVSKKRKIELFEAVQKVLLESIEMGGSTISDYRNINGEAGGMQHRLKMYGKKVCPNCSSKTKSMTIAGRTSVYCPKCQH
- the polA gene encoding DNA polymerase I, yielding MGKEKLLLLDGNSLAYRAFFALPLLSNDSGIHTNAVYGFTTMLQKILEEEKPTKMLVAFDAGKTTFRHETFEEYKGGRLKTPPELSEQFPYLQKLIDAYRIPRYELELYEADDIIGTLARQAEEKDIDVIIVSGDKDLTQLATDKVKVYVTRKGMTDIEHYTPEHIQEKYGLSPEQIIDMKGLMGDASDNIPGVPGIGEKTAIKLLKEYGTIENLYEHIDQMKQSKMKEKLIENEEQAKMSKQLATINTNAPIEIRLEDLDYPGPDEEAVLEVWKELQFKSLLEKTDFQAEEKETAEIDFDIVRDIAGDLFSDEMAVHVELENEQYHTCNILGFAFTDGTKTFFVPTDALKENDILKAYFEDGTKKKYMSDLKAAQCILKRHGINLRGVEFDFLLASYILNPAISGDDVATLAKEFGYTDVRSNEAVYGKGAKWALPEEKDLAEHVCRKALAIWHCKDRVTKKLKENEQFDLYHDLELPLAVILGEMESQGIKVDISTLEEMGKELQEKIATLEKEIYELAGETFNINSPKQLGVILFEKLGLPVIKKTKTGYSTAADVLEKLKYQHKIVELILEYRTLAKLKSTYIEGLIKEVHPEDGKVHTRFMQALTSTGRLSSTDPNLQNIPIRLEEGRKIRKAFVPSHEGWLLFGADYSQIELRVLAHMSKDKHLVDAFKQGMDIHTRTAMEVFHVSKDEVTPNMRRAAKAVNFGIIYGISDYGLSQNLDISRKEAGDFIEKYFQSFPGVKEYMDNIVQEAKLKGYVTTILNRRRYLPDITSKNFNLRSFAERTAMNTPIQGSAADIIKKAMIDIDARLKEEGLQAKLLLQVHDELIFEAPKEEIEKLEKIVPEVMESAITLDVPLKVDISYGPTWYDAK
- a CDS encoding DNA polymerase I, coding for MQRLNQWIQNLLLACIMSCSMTGLYSSTPYAFLNIKLFQIPVLFIIIFILSIFVAEDLRNSFKKVFRYEQRENKRSIWQVGVGMIFYFTQVGIVEVFFRPWMEPELGGMPLYLVIAFLNAFLLTIIYEEIFYEEKINQPH
- a CDS encoding protease modulator HflC, producing MSNNYYDGDLEKFIKNLFGNKNNKEKKNVKEAKIVKEKPPFNPKKYVKTAIVLTAIAAVIIVLLSNIYIVKENEYRIVRQFGEVVKYQDKPGLYVKIPFIQSVTTLPKNLMVYNMSEEEINTLDKKRIIIDNYAVWRVTDPKALIKNARSLVNAEARMEEFIYSVLRTELGQINYDEIINDENSGRGSLSEKITNNVNELLKKDNYGIEVVDVRIRRTDLPQENEESVYKRMISDRESIAQKYLSEGDAEKNRIEANTDRQVQELISTAKKDAAMIIAEGEAEAARIYNEAFSKDPEFYQLYRTLETYKKTIGDDTVIIIPADSPYARILSGYID
- the hflK gene encoding FtsH protease activity modulator HflK; amino-acid sequence: MSVKRALLTTGLTILAIIGLICIFTTWYTVDESEQAVVITFGQATETITDPGLHFKLPWPVQKVEVLSKETYSLQFGYETTKDGEIITKDSETKMITGDENIVLTDLVVQYKISDPVKYLFHSENPKELLHHATSSSIRSIIGSSTIDEALTDGKSEIEQKARDLLVSLVENYDIGVSILAVKLQDVELPNAEVRAAFTAVTDARETKNTKINEARKYENQKLSEAQGEKDAIISRAEAEKISRIQQAEGDVAVFNKLYSEYVGNQKITRQRLILETLEEVLPGAKIYIMNDDGETLKYLPLQPQQPATQSTEEKSKEGGGKQ